A single genomic interval of Pyrus communis chromosome 5, drPyrComm1.1, whole genome shotgun sequence harbors:
- the LOC137735627 gene encoding zinc finger protein CONSTANS-LIKE 9-like has translation MYAETGLLFPYLQNSPQDFQQLEEFCRTQKSIAPMNCFSEASMIADYDLGGEWDLFKAPEPIIEEPAIGLDPMTPMTAAISMISCSEDVTSSQGLKVADLESLQSEQLLNDVFYDKDILGKDTMGAPLSEELDIKIPVLAADGNHIQENKPLRDVSFQKSVSSGCLTSMDWVHGTSTKPSFLDFPGMDLGAYGIRRAFSEGDIKTLGNSNTSLIQSSVERPIVISNCSSEERREKLSRYRNKKTKRNFGRKIKYACRKALADNQPRIRGRFAKTEESYAKRQITVD, from the exons ATGTATGCAGAGACTGGGCTTTTGTTCCCCTATTTACAGAATTCTCCTCAGGATTTCCAGCAGCTGGAGGAGTTCTGCAGAACCCAAAAGTCAATTGCTCCAATg AATTGCTTCTCCGAGGCTTCGATGATAGCGGATTATGACCTGGGAGGAGAATGGGATCTATTCAAGGCTCCAGAGCCTATCATCGAAGAACCGGCCATTGGCCTTGATCCCATGACACCCATGACAGCAGCCATTTCAATGATATCTTGCAGCGAAGATGTCACCTCCTCTCAAGGACTCAAGGTTGCAGACCTTGAATCACTTCAAAGTGAGCAGCTTTTGAACGATGTCTTCTATGACAAGGATATCTTAGGGAAGGACACGATGGGAGCACCGCTTTCTGAGGAACTAGATATCAAAATTCCTGTTTTGGCAGCGGATGGAAATCATATTCAGGAAAACAAACCGCTCCGTGACGTGTCGTTTCAGAAGAGTGTCAGCTCAGGATGTTTAACCTCAATGGACTGGGTGCACGGAACTTCAACGAAGCCAAGTTTTCTGGATTTTCCTGGGATGGATTTGGGTGCTTATGGGATTCGTAGAGCGTTCAGTGAAGGAGATATTAAG ACTCTCGGTAACAGTAACACAAGCCTCATCCAGTCGTCTGTAGAGCGGCCCATAGTTATCAGCAACTGCAGCAGTGAGGAACGCAGGGAAAAGCTTTCAAGATACCGCAACAAGAAGACAAAGAGGAACTTCGGCAGGAAAATCAAG TATGCGTGCAGGAAGGCTCTTGCAGACAACCAGCCAAGGATCCGCGGAAGGTTTGCCAAGACCGAAGAATCGTATGCCAAGAGGCAAATAACCGTTgactaa